One part of the Pannonibacter sp. XCT-53 genome encodes these proteins:
- a CDS encoding site-specific integrase: MATIRKRTLPSGLVRWQVDFTDQAGKRRSKLFPRRKDADVYLVKVRSLVANHTYLADSDSTTVAEAAKAWLDHCEVRCKTGRRMERSTLRGYSDYVRLHITAPEIGIGEKLIAQLTRRHVNEFRDRMLMNGRSEHLTRRALSVLKLALDHAIDNGQLFTNAAQGVRVIKSSRIEHKAPVPTKEAIRALIEAADEDFKPHLIVSALGGLRASELRGLRWQDVDFDKGFLHIRQRADAYNQMGEPKSRAGFRDIPAGPMVLNALRRWKLRCPKNAHDLVFPAPQGGILQHTKTQARFRKLLEKVEVTMRWHDLRHFAVSLWIEQGFSIKEVMTFAGHSSIQMTMERYGHLFPSPDHQKAMAMVEAKLLG, encoded by the coding sequence CAGGCGGGCAAACGCCGGTCCAAGCTGTTCCCGCGCCGGAAGGATGCCGACGTCTATCTGGTCAAGGTCCGCTCGCTGGTCGCCAACCACACCTATCTGGCCGACAGCGACAGCACGACCGTGGCCGAGGCCGCGAAGGCGTGGCTCGACCATTGCGAGGTGCGCTGCAAGACCGGGCGGCGGATGGAGCGGTCCACTCTGCGGGGCTACAGCGACTATGTGCGCCTGCACATCACCGCGCCAGAGATCGGCATCGGGGAGAAGCTGATCGCCCAACTGACCCGCCGCCATGTCAACGAGTTCCGCGACCGGATGCTGATGAACGGCCGGTCCGAACACCTGACCCGCCGCGCGCTGTCGGTCCTGAAGCTGGCGCTGGACCATGCCATCGACAACGGCCAGCTGTTCACCAATGCCGCCCAAGGGGTGCGGGTGATCAAGTCCAGCCGGATCGAGCACAAGGCGCCAGTGCCGACCAAGGAGGCGATCCGCGCCCTGATCGAGGCGGCCGACGAGGATTTCAAGCCGCACCTGATCGTTTCGGCCTTGGGCGGATTGCGCGCGTCAGAGTTGCGGGGCCTGCGCTGGCAAGACGTCGATTTCGACAAGGGCTTCCTCCACATCCGCCAGCGCGCCGATGCCTACAACCAGATGGGCGAGCCGAAATCCCGCGCCGGGTTCCGCGACATCCCGGCCGGGCCGATGGTCTTGAACGCCTTACGCCGATGGAAACTGCGCTGTCCGAAGAACGCCCACGATCTGGTCTTCCCCGCGCCGCAGGGCGGGATCCTGCAGCACACCAAGACCCAAGCCCGGTTCCGCAAGCTCTTGGAAAAGGTCGAGGTCACGATGCGCTGGCACGACTTGCGCCACTTCGCCGTGTCGCTGTGGATCGAGCAGGGCTTCTCGATCAAGGAGGTCATGACCTTCGCGGGCCATTCCTCGATCCAGATGACCATGGAACGCTACGGCCACCTGTTCCCCTCGCCCGACCACCAGAAAGCCATGGCGATGGTCGAGGCGAAGCTTTTGGGGTGA
- a CDS encoding cobalamin B12-binding domain-containing protein has product MLDKDRINGQFDGPGAQPLAQRSGRVDPRGPQQDHLSGQELTVLERLVRRQVSGLVGSQHPDPVRRYGRVWTGPTLADRRRPEQVRRPLSVPGAAAAVAFRERFLAALLDPDIRHHRDLVDELVRSRVPLPALAIFLISPLAAELGVQWCEDDADFMQVAVASTRLATVVTHLAHAAAQVTPRPAARRVLLARSAGTRHTLGITLVRVCLLDMGWNVDGDADVEMGDDLFMRLAMRPYDVIGLSIGALDEVADCRSTLTRCRSLVPRTLTAIGGAAVVSAADQFETVGADLVARCPEDLLQVFSPSLA; this is encoded by the coding sequence ATGCTGGACAAGGACAGGATCAACGGCCAGTTCGATGGCCCGGGCGCGCAGCCCTTGGCGCAACGGAGCGGCCGTGTCGACCCGAGAGGCCCGCAGCAGGACCATCTCTCCGGTCAGGAACTGACAGTGCTGGAGCGGCTGGTCCGTCGTCAGGTCTCCGGCCTGGTCGGGTCACAGCATCCCGATCCTGTCCGGCGCTACGGCCGGGTGTGGACCGGACCGACGCTCGCCGACCGGCGCCGACCGGAGCAGGTCCGCCGTCCGCTCTCGGTCCCCGGTGCGGCCGCCGCCGTCGCTTTCCGCGAGCGCTTTCTGGCCGCTCTCCTCGACCCGGACATCCGTCACCACCGCGATCTCGTCGACGAGCTCGTGCGCTCGCGCGTGCCGCTGCCGGCGCTGGCCATCTTCCTGATCTCGCCGCTGGCGGCCGAACTGGGCGTGCAATGGTGTGAGGATGATGCGGACTTCATGCAGGTTGCCGTCGCCTCGACCCGGCTCGCGACAGTGGTCACCCATCTCGCCCACGCCGCGGCCCAGGTGACGCCAAGACCGGCGGCCCGCCGCGTGCTGCTCGCGCGATCTGCTGGAACCCGCCACACGCTCGGCATCACGCTGGTCAGGGTCTGCCTGCTGGACATGGGCTGGAACGTGGACGGCGATGCCGACGTCGAGATGGGGGACGACCTGTTCATGCGCCTCGCCATGCGACCCTATGACGTGATCGGCCTGTCCATTGGTGCGTTGGACGAAGTCGCCGACTGCCGGTCGACCCTGACCCGTTGCCGGTCCCTTGTGCCGCGCACGCTGACGGCCATTGGCGGCGCCGCCGTGGTCAGTGCGGCCGACCAGTTCGAGACTGTCGGCGCCGATCTCGTTGCCCGGTGTCCGGAGGACCTGCTGCAGGTCTTTTCCCCCTCTCTGGCCTGA
- a CDS encoding 1-deoxy-D-xylulose-5-phosphate synthase, whose protein sequence is MSLKSDTSVTAPLLDTIGSPRDLRRLTEPELVQVAEELRREVIAVVSETGGHLGSGLGVVELTVALHTVFDTPQDTLLWDVGHQCYPHKVLTGRRERMRSLRKKDGLSGFTRRDESPYDPFGAAHSSTSVSAGLGFAAARRLSGDDGFTICVIGDGALTAGMAFEGLNNAGLSGHRLLIVVNDNNMSIAPPTGALSAHLNALVASAGNSRDGDPGIRPASLFETLGFAYEGPVDGHDLPALLALFRRLRTADPGPVVVHVRTRKGAGYAPAEASRDRYHGVNPFDVATGQQRKPVARAPSYTEVFGKTLARLAVTDPRLVAITAAMPDGTGIDHFQRQFPERSFDVGIAEQHAVAFAAGLAASGYRPFCAIYSTFLQRGYDQVVHDVALQNLPVRFAIDRAGLVGADGPTHAGAFDIGFLANLPNFTVMAAADEAELAHMVRTAADHDGGPIALRYPRGEGTGAPLPEPPLVLPLGKGRIVDIGHTAALLSFGARLGECLEARALLAALGISVTVADARFAKPLDTGLIEDLMATHRLLVTIEEGATGGFGALVLHHLAGRGLLDGRCDIRTLTLPDRFIAQASPRDMYDDAGLNARQIASLVRDALGQADQHGTARIGGYPTWTEDRPVWTHHAEHR, encoded by the coding sequence ATGAGCTTGAAGTCCGATACGTCAGTCACAGCTCCGTTGCTTGACACGATCGGCAGCCCGCGGGATCTCCGGCGGCTGACCGAACCGGAGCTTGTGCAGGTTGCAGAGGAACTGCGCCGCGAGGTCATTGCGGTCGTGTCCGAGACGGGTGGCCACCTTGGCTCCGGTCTGGGCGTGGTCGAACTGACGGTGGCGCTGCACACCGTCTTCGACACGCCGCAGGACACGCTGCTGTGGGACGTCGGTCACCAGTGCTATCCGCACAAGGTGCTGACGGGCCGGCGGGAACGCATGCGCAGCCTGCGCAAGAAGGACGGGCTGTCCGGCTTCACCCGGCGGGACGAGAGCCCCTACGATCCGTTCGGCGCGGCCCATTCCTCGACGTCCGTGTCGGCCGGTCTCGGTTTTGCAGCCGCGCGGCGGCTCAGCGGCGACGACGGCTTCACCATCTGCGTCATCGGTGACGGCGCGCTGACGGCCGGCATGGCCTTCGAGGGCCTGAACAACGCGGGCCTGTCGGGTCACCGGCTCCTCATTGTCGTCAATGACAACAACATGTCGATCGCGCCGCCGACCGGGGCCCTGTCGGCACATCTGAACGCGCTCGTCGCGTCTGCCGGCAACAGCCGGGATGGCGATCCGGGCATCCGTCCGGCCAGCCTGTTTGAAACGCTCGGGTTCGCCTATGAGGGACCGGTTGACGGGCACGATCTGCCCGCGCTGCTCGCGCTCTTTCGCCGGCTCAGGACTGCCGATCCCGGCCCCGTCGTGGTTCATGTCCGCACGCGCAAGGGCGCGGGCTATGCGCCGGCAGAGGCCTCGCGCGACCGCTATCATGGCGTCAATCCCTTCGACGTGGCGACGGGCCAGCAGCGCAAGCCGGTCGCGCGCGCGCCCAGCTACACCGAGGTCTTCGGCAAGACGCTCGCACGCCTGGCGGTGACGGATCCGCGTCTGGTTGCCATCACCGCCGCCATGCCCGACGGCACCGGGATCGACCATTTCCAGCGCCAGTTCCCGGAGCGCAGCTTCGACGTCGGAATTGCCGAGCAGCACGCTGTCGCCTTTGCGGCCGGGCTTGCGGCCAGCGGATACCGGCCCTTCTGCGCGATCTATTCCACCTTCCTGCAGCGTGGCTATGACCAGGTCGTGCATGACGTCGCCTTGCAGAACCTGCCGGTTCGCTTCGCGATCGACAGGGCAGGTCTCGTGGGAGCGGACGGGCCGACCCATGCGGGTGCCTTCGACATCGGGTTTCTTGCCAACCTGCCGAATTTCACGGTGATGGCAGCCGCCGACGAGGCGGAACTCGCCCACATGGTGCGGACCGCGGCGGACCACGACGGCGGTCCGATCGCCTTGCGCTATCCGCGCGGGGAAGGCACCGGCGCGCCCCTGCCCGAGCCGCCCCTCGTCCTGCCGCTCGGCAAGGGACGCATCGTGGACATCGGCCACACGGCAGCGCTCCTGTCCTTTGGCGCCAGGCTCGGCGAATGTCTCGAGGCCCGGGCCCTGCTCGCGGCGCTCGGCATCTCGGTCACTGTCGCCGACGCCCGGTTTGCCAAGCCGCTCGACACCGGCCTGATCGAGGACCTGATGGCCACGCATCGGCTGCTCGTCACGATCGAGGAAGGGGCCACGGGCGGGTTCGGGGCGCTCGTCCTGCACCATCTGGCCGGCCGCGGACTTCTGGACGGTCGCTGCGACATCCGCACGCTGACGCTGCCGGACCGGTTCATAGCTCAGGCCTCGCCCCGGGACATGTATGACGACGCCGGCCTGAACGCCCGCCAGATCGCCAGCCTCGTCCGCGACGCGCTCGGGCAGGCCGATCAACACGGCACGGCCCGGATCGGCGGCTATCCGACCTGGACCGAGGACAGGCCGGTCTGGACCCATCACGCGGAACACAGGTGA